Proteins encoded by one window of Paenibacillus urinalis:
- the cyoE gene encoding heme o synthase: MSNRYRASSDTAALSTRQTPPQESVTWRDFVTLAKPGILRSNLIAAFGGYWLASQWDIDYLKMIITMLGTVLVMASACVFNNYFDRELDKKMERTRDRALPTGKLTPQLVLAYAFILGIAGLALLFSFSGWLAGILGIFGMFIYVIVYTLWLKRSSTWSTSMGGFSGAVPPVIGYVAVTGTVDMGAILLGALLFLWQPPHFWSLAIRRLDDYKNAGYPLLPVVKGIHRTKIQMIPYLILLVPVPILMYVYGYTGIIFMSVSLLLSLIWLFLGFQGFRARDTDAWAKKMFFFSINYLTISFILMIVDTVRQ, translated from the coding sequence GTGAGTAATCGATATCGAGCCTCTTCCGATACGGCAGCGCTCTCAACCCGGCAAACACCGCCGCAAGAGTCTGTCACTTGGAGAGACTTCGTTACATTGGCTAAACCCGGCATCCTCCGGAGCAATCTGATTGCCGCTTTTGGCGGATATTGGCTTGCTTCTCAATGGGACATTGACTACCTCAAAATGATAATAACCATGCTCGGAACGGTTCTCGTTATGGCTTCAGCCTGTGTGTTTAACAACTACTTTGATCGTGAGCTGGATAAAAAAATGGAACGCACACGGGATCGCGCACTTCCTACCGGGAAGCTTACTCCGCAGCTCGTGCTCGCTTATGCATTTATCCTGGGCATTGCTGGACTAGCCCTATTGTTTTCTTTTTCCGGCTGGCTGGCAGGTATACTCGGCATATTTGGGATGTTCATATACGTTATTGTGTATACGCTGTGGCTTAAGCGCTCCTCAACCTGGAGTACTTCCATGGGAGGCTTCTCCGGCGCGGTGCCGCCTGTCATCGGATATGTTGCTGTAACCGGGACAGTAGATATGGGTGCGATTCTGCTCGGTGCCCTGCTGTTTTTGTGGCAGCCGCCACATTTCTGGTCGCTTGCCATTCGCCGTTTGGATGATTACAAGAATGCCGGCTATCCGCTGCTTCCGGTAGTGAAAGGAATCCATCGTACCAAAATTCAGATGATTCCTTATTTGATTCTCCTGGTTCCTGTGCCGATATTAATGTATGTCTATGGATACACAGGTATCATCTTTATGAGCGTATCTTTACTGCTGTCACTAATATGGCTGTTCCTCGGGTTTCAAGGCTTCCGGGCCAGAGACACCGATGCTTGGGCCAAGAAGATGTTTTTCTTCTCCATAAATTATTTAACCATTAGCTTTATTCTAATGATTGTCGATACCGTGCGCCAATAG
- a CDS encoding metal-dependent hydrolase, whose translation MDTATHFVMGIGLAGLSYVDPVVAANPELAFAVMIGTVVGSQAPDIDTALRMKNNAVYIRNHRGITHSLPFLAIWTVLITAAIALLFRDVPIGHVALWTGIAVCVHVFTDVFNTYGTQALRPITEKWISWNIIHIFDPVLFGTHIAAILLWAFGVFHPAEIFTVLYIFLAFYYIWRTWVHFARKAHVRRMDPASKSNDKYYVIPTIHLNRWHVVKAHEDGSYEIGKLDGDELTWKKHAVSSDHPAVAKSKEHPDIQAFLYFTSFAVAEVEELSFGYFVRWGDVRYRHRKQYPFVACVVMDKNYEPISTYVGWLSEDKMEKKLSISSNI comes from the coding sequence ATGGATACCGCTACACATTTTGTTATGGGCATAGGACTTGCCGGACTCAGCTACGTCGATCCGGTAGTTGCGGCTAATCCTGAGCTTGCCTTTGCCGTTATGATCGGAACCGTCGTTGGTTCACAAGCACCTGATATCGACACGGCGCTTCGTATGAAAAACAATGCCGTTTATATACGTAACCATCGCGGCATTACTCATTCGCTTCCTTTTCTTGCTATATGGACTGTGCTGATTACCGCCGCCATTGCACTTCTATTCAGGGATGTTCCAATCGGGCATGTCGCTCTCTGGACCGGAATCGCCGTATGCGTCCATGTATTCACAGATGTCTTCAACACCTACGGCACACAAGCGCTGCGGCCGATTACGGAGAAGTGGATCTCATGGAATATCATTCACATCTTCGATCCGGTTTTATTCGGTACCCATATCGCAGCCATCCTGCTGTGGGCCTTCGGGGTATTCCACCCTGCTGAAATTTTCACTGTGCTGTATATATTTTTAGCATTTTATTATATTTGGCGCACTTGGGTTCACTTCGCCAGAAAGGCTCATGTCAGACGGATGGACCCTGCTTCCAAATCTAACGACAAATATTATGTCATTCCAACGATCCATTTGAACCGCTGGCATGTCGTTAAAGCCCATGAGGATGGAAGCTACGAAATCGGAAAGCTGGACGGAGATGAGCTTACTTGGAAAAAACATGCCGTTTCCTCAGACCATCCGGCGGTGGCTAAATCCAAAGAACATCCTGATATCCAAGCTTTCCTCTACTTCACATCCTTCGCAGTCGCAGAGGTAGAAGAGCTGAGCTTCGGCTACTTTGTCCGTTGGGGAGATGTCAGATACCGGCATCGCAAGCAATATCCTTTTGTCGCCTGCGTCGTCATGGATAAGAATTATGAGCCGATCAGCACTTATGTCGGCTGGCTAAGTGAAGATAAGATGGAGAAGAAGCTCTCCATTAGCTCAAATATTTAG
- a CDS encoding alpha/beta-type small acid-soluble spore protein translates to MASRSNNLVVPQATAALQQLKMEAAQELGVTIPADGYYGNYTSRETGSLGGYITKRLVQLAEQQLSGRSGQ, encoded by the coding sequence ATGGCATCTCGTTCTAACAATCTGGTAGTTCCACAAGCAACAGCAGCTCTTCAACAGCTTAAAATGGAGGCAGCTCAAGAACTGGGTGTAACCATTCCAGCTGACGGCTACTATGGTAACTACACTTCCCGTGAAACGGGTTCACTCGGTGGATACATTACCAAACGTCTTGTGCAACTAGCTGAACAACAACTGTCTGGCCGCAGCGGCCAGTAA
- the trpS gene encoding tryptophan--tRNA ligase — MKTVFSGIQPSGKLTLGNYIGAMKNFVKLQDEYHCHFVVVDLHAITVAQDPAALREQSKDVAALYLAAGIDPKKANVFLQSHVPQHAELGWMLTTLTAMGELERMTQFKDKSQGKESVGAGLFVYPSLMAADILLYNADLVPVGEDQKQHLELTRDLAHRFNHRYGEFFTIPEVYTPKVGARVMSLDDASKKMSKSNPNPGSYISLLDTPAEIRKKISRATTDSDSAVRFDPENKPEVSNLMSIYSECSGLSLQDVEKRFEGQMYGGFKKELAEVVLSVIEPMQERFREIRESDELMNILNASAERAREEASKTLDEVKKRMGFVL; from the coding sequence ATGAAAACTGTTTTTTCTGGTATTCAACCCAGCGGTAAATTAACACTGGGTAACTACATCGGCGCCATGAAAAATTTTGTGAAACTGCAGGACGAATATCATTGTCATTTCGTTGTCGTTGACCTGCATGCGATCACGGTTGCCCAAGACCCGGCGGCATTGAGAGAGCAATCGAAGGATGTTGCAGCCCTCTATCTTGCAGCAGGTATTGATCCGAAGAAAGCAAATGTGTTCCTTCAATCTCATGTACCCCAGCATGCAGAGCTCGGATGGATGTTAACGACGCTGACTGCAATGGGTGAGCTTGAGCGGATGACGCAGTTTAAGGATAAGTCCCAAGGTAAAGAGTCAGTAGGTGCAGGGCTGTTTGTATATCCGTCACTGATGGCTGCAGATATCTTGCTGTACAATGCGGATCTGGTTCCTGTCGGTGAGGATCAGAAGCAGCATCTTGAACTGACAAGAGATCTGGCACATCGTTTTAACCACCGTTACGGTGAATTCTTCACAATTCCTGAGGTCTATACACCGAAGGTTGGCGCACGCGTCATGTCACTGGATGATGCTTCCAAGAAGATGAGCAAAAGTAATCCGAACCCAGGCAGTTACATCTCCCTCTTGGATACACCGGCAGAGATTCGTAAAAAGATCAGCCGTGCGACAACAGACTCAGATAGCGCCGTCCGGTTTGATCCGGAGAACAAACCGGAAGTCAGCAACTTAATGAGCATTTACAGCGAATGCTCAGGCCTCTCTTTACAAGATGTAGAGAAAAGATTTGAAGGACAGATGTATGGCGGCTTCAAGAAAGAATTGGCCGAAGTCGTCCTGTCTGTTATCGAACCGATGCAAGAGAGATTCCGTGAAATACGCGAATCCGATGAGCTGATGAACATTCTGAACGCTTCCGCGGAACGAGCTCGTGAGGAAGCATCCAAAACCCTTGATGAAGTCAAAAAAAGAATGGGATTCGTACTTTAA